A genome region from Oryzias melastigma strain HK-1 linkage group LG12, ASM292280v2, whole genome shotgun sequence includes the following:
- the LOC112163399 gene encoding torsin-1A isoform X1: MGLKKGHVLLLWVLVGSGGTGAIESVSIASAVCLAAGFLAGYLPSHLNTFNIRNEEMGKSFDNTVNLPRLKTDLDNKLFGQHLASRIILRAVVEFMSNNNPEKPLVLSLHGPPGTGKNLVSQLIAKNIYTEGMNSKSVHVFSPYRHFPRRIQISTYKSYLQQRIKSSVSNFERSMFIFDQMDKMHPGLIDSIRPYLDGYDELGGVSFRKSIFIFLSTAGEDSIIQTALDFWKAGRVREEIDLKDIETSLYRSVFNDKSDFFRSTLIYKSLLTVFVPFLPLEYPHVVQCAMAEMKTRAREGEGPPDLDVANQIASDLLYFPKSERVFAVNGCKRIRQAVLLHTMSNFMGNVESRLRNLQDGKDKDLTDESNDVQSGGAGEPVPHQQNIA, from the exons ATGGGGCTGAAGAAGGGACACGTCCTGCTGCTTTGGGTTCTGGTCGGCTCTGGTGGGACAGGCGCCATAGAGTCCGTCAGTATCGCCTCAGCAGTGTGCTTGGCTGCGGGGTTTCTAGCCGGGTATTTACCGAGCCACCTGAACACTTTCAACATCAGAAATGAAGAGATGGGCAAAAGTTTCGACAATACAG TGAACCTTCCACGTCTTAAGACGGATCTGGATAACAAACTGTTCGGACAACATCTGGCGTCTCGCATCATCCTGAGAGCTGTGGTCGAATTCATGAGCAACAACAACCCTGAGAAGCCGCTGGTTCTGTCGCTCCATGGCCCGCCCGGCACCGGGAAGAACCTTGTCAGCCAGCTGATCgcaaaaaacatttacacagaGGGGATGAACAGCAAGAGTGTCCACGTCTTCAGCCCTTACCGTCACTTCCCGCGTCGAATTCAAATCTCCACCTATAAG TCTTATCTGCAGCAGAGGATCAAAAGCAGCGTGAGCAACTTTGAGCGCTCCATGTTCATCTTTGACCAGATGGACAAGATGCATCCGGGCCTGATCGACAGCATCAGGCCGTACCTGGACGGCTATGATGAGCTGGGCGGAGTTTCCTTCAGGAAATCGATTTTCATCTTCCTCAG CACCGCTGGAGAAGACAGCATCATTCAGACGGCTTTAGATTTCTGGAAAGCAGGACGAGTTCGGGAAGAGATTGATCTGAAAGACATTGAGACATCTCTCTACCGCTCCGTCTTCAACGACAAAA GTGACTTTTTTCGCTCAACTTTGATCTATAAGAGCCTGTTGACGGTATTTGTTCCCTTCCTCCCTCTGGAGTACCCGCATGTCGTCCAGTGCGCTATGGCTGAGATGAAGACCAGAGCCAGAGAGGGTGAAGGCCCGCCGGACCTGGATGTAGCAAACCAGATTGCCAGTGATTTGCTCTATTTCCCCAAATCAGAGCGAGTTTTTGCCGTTAATGGCTGCAAAAGGATACGCCAAGCAGTACTACTTCATACTATGTCTAATTTTATGGGCAATGTTGAGTCACGTTTAAGAAACTTGCAAGATGGTAAAGACAAAGATCTGACAGACGAATCCAATGATGTGCAGTCGGGGGGGGCAGGTGAGCCTGTGCCTCACCAGCAAAATATAGCTTAA
- the LOC112163400 gene encoding torsin-1A, whose product MRLKRGHVLLLWVLVCPDVMGPIEPITIASAEATTGGSLTRFLPSYKKIVSFFPEYCYPAWISFNKNGLKTDLENKLFGQHLASRIILKAVSGFMSNDNPKKPLVLSLHGSTGTGKNFVSQLIAENIYTEGMNSKFVHVFIATLHFPHSSLISTYKSQLQQWIKSSVSNCERSMFIFDEMEKMHPGLIDSIKPFLDYYDKVDGVSYRKSIFIFLSNAGGSIIVETALDFWRAGRAREEIDLRDIEKALSVSIFNNVNSGFFHTSLIKNNLVDFFVPFLPLEYSHVVQCITAKMKTRANKRKGLLDMDVIDQITTDVLDFPKTEQVFSSKGCKTIDSKLEYYTSNESCGQCLITGSKDSDSQEAKDRE is encoded by the exons ATGAGGCTGAAGAGGGGACACGTCCTGCTGCTTTGGGTTCTGGTCTGCCCCGATGTTATGGGCCCCATAGAGCCCATCACTATCGCTTCAGCGGAGGCCACGACTGGGGGGTCTCTAACTAGGTTTTTACCAAGCTACAAGAAAATTGTCTCTTTTTTCCCAGAGTACTGTTACCCAGCGTGGATaagtttcaacaaaaatg GCCTTAAGACGGATCTGGAAAACAAACTATTCGGGCAGCACCTGGCGTCTCGCATCATCCTGAAAGCTGTGAGCGGATTCATGAGCAACGACAATCCCAAGAAGCCGCTGGTTCTGTCGCTCCACGGCTCGACTGGCACCGGGAAGAACTTTGTCAGCCAGCTGATCGCAGAAAACATTTACACAGAGGGGATGAACAGCAAGTTTGTCCACGTCTTCATAGCCACGCTTCACTTCCCACATTCCAGTCTCATCTCCACCTACAAG tctcagctgcagcagTGGATCAAAAGCAGCGTGAGCAACTGTGAGCGCTCCATGTTCATCTTTGATGAGATGGAAAAGATGCATCCGGGCCTGATCGACAGCATTAAGCCGTTCCTGGACTACTATGACAAGGTGGACGGAGTTTCCTACAGGAAATCAATCTTCATCTTTCTAAG CAACGCTGGAGGCAGCATCATCGTTGAGACAGCTTTAGATTTCTGGAGAGCAGGGCGAGCTCGAGAAGAGATTGATCTGAGAGACATTGAAAAAGCTCTCTCCGTCTCCATCTTCAACAACGTAAACA GTGGCTTTTTTCACACAAGCTTGATCAAAAATAACCTAGTGGACTTCTTTGTTCCCTTCCTCCCTCTGGAGTACTCGCATGTCGTCCAGTGCATCACGGCTAAAATGAAGACCAGAGCCAACAAGCGTAAAGGCCTGCTGGACATGGATGTGATAGACCAGATCACCACAGATGTGCTCGATTTCCCCAAAACAGAGCAAGTTTTCTCCAGCAAAGGCTGCAAAACGATAGATAGTAAACTGGAATACTACACAAGTAATGAATCTTGTGGGCAGTGTTTAATCACTGGAAGCAAAGACTCTGACAGCCAAGAGGCTAAAGACAGGGAGTGA
- the tor1 gene encoding torsin family 1 isoform X2 translates to MKIAHMLWVLNALLTAGPLADAFDPLTTTVVVSVGAALGRTIYNYLRETCDSRWLTYNSTGLKTDLDSKLFGQHLASRIILRAVSGFMSNDNPKKPLVLSLHGWTGTGKNFVSQLIAENIYKEGMNSKFVHVFTSTLHFPHPSLISTYKSQLQQWIKGNVSNCERSMFIFDEMDKMHPGLIDSIKPYLDYYDKLDGVSYRKSIFIFLSNAGGERIVETALDFWRGGRAREEIELKDLETSVSLSIFNNENSGFFRTSLIDKNLVDFFVPFLPLEYSHVVQCAMAEMKIRASEGEGPPDLDVANQVAKDLVYFPKTERVFSVKGCKTIESKLDYYS, encoded by the exons ATGAAAATAGCGCATATGTTGTGGGTGTTGAACGCCCTGCTGACAGCCGGTCCGCTAGCGGACGCGTTTGATCCTTTGACAACAACGGTGGTTGTAAGTGTCGGAGCGGCTCTTGGACGCACGATTTACAATTATTTACGGGAGACTTGTGATTCCAGATGGTTGACTTACAACTCGACAG GCCTTAAGACGGATCTGGATAGCAAACTGTTCGGGCAGCACCTGGCGTCTCGCATCATCCTGAGAGCTGTGAGCGGATTCATGAGCAACGACAATCCCAAGAAGCCGCTGGTTCTGTCGCTCCACGGCTGGACCGGTACCGGGAAGAACTTTGTCAGCCAGCTGATCgcagaaaacatttacaaagagGGGATGAACAGCAAGTTTGTCCACGTCTTCACGTCCACGCTTCACTTCCCACATCCCAGTCTCATCTCCACCTACAAG tctcagctgcagcagTGGATCAAAGGCAATGTGAGCAACTGTGAGCGCTCCATGTTCATCTTTGATGAGATGGACAAGATGCATCCGGGCCTGATCGACAGTATTAAGCCGTACCTGGACTACTATGACAAGCTGGACGGAGTTTCCTACAGGAAATCGATCTTCATCTTTCTCAG CAACGCTGGAGGCGAGAGGATCGTTGAGACGGCTTTAGACTTCTGGAGAGGAGGACGAGCTCGAGAAGAGATTGAACTGAAAGATCTGGAAACGTCCGTCTCCCTTTCCATCTTCAACAATGAAAACA GTGGCTTTTTTCGCACAAGCTTGATCGACAAGAACCTGGTGGACTTCTTTGTTCCCTTCCTCCCTCTGGAGTACTCACACGTCGTCCAGTGCGCCATGGCTGAGATGAAGATCAGAGCCAGCGAGGGAGAAGGCCCGCCAGATCTGGACGTGGCAAACCAGGTCGCCAAAGATCTGGTCTATTTCCCCAAAACGGAGCGAGTGTTCTCCGTCAAAGGCTGCAAAACGATAGAGAGCAAACTGGACTACTACTCATAG
- the tor1 gene encoding torsin family 1 isoform X1, with protein sequence MKPQKGYLLLFLVLVCPGVTVAIEPISTTIAVGMAAALTGFLARYQNIFYYFHECCRPEWISFNKTGLKTDLDSKLFGQHLASRIILRAVSGFMSNDNPKKPLVLSLHGWTGTGKNFVSQLIAENIYKEGMNSKFVHVFTSTLHFPHPSLISTYKSQLQQWIKGNVSNCERSMFIFDEMDKMHPGLIDSIKPYLDYYDKLDGVSYRKSIFIFLSNAGGERIVETALDFWRGGRAREEIELKDLETSVSLSIFNNENSGFFRTSLIDKNLVDFFVPFLPLEYSHVVQCAMAEMKIRASEGEGPPDLDVANQVAKDLVYFPKTERVFSVKGCKTIESKLDYYS encoded by the exons ATGAAGCCCCAAAAGGGATATCTCCTGCTGTTTTTGGTTCTGGTCTGCCCCGGTGTCACCGTCGCCATAGAACCCATCAGCACCACCATAGCGGTGGGCATGGCTGCGGCTCTTACTGGGTTTCTAGCGagataccagaacattttctaCTACTTCCACGAGTGCTGTCGACCAGAGTGGATAAGTTTCAACAAAACTG GCCTTAAGACGGATCTGGATAGCAAACTGTTCGGGCAGCACCTGGCGTCTCGCATCATCCTGAGAGCTGTGAGCGGATTCATGAGCAACGACAATCCCAAGAAGCCGCTGGTTCTGTCGCTCCACGGCTGGACCGGTACCGGGAAGAACTTTGTCAGCCAGCTGATCgcagaaaacatttacaaagagGGGATGAACAGCAAGTTTGTCCACGTCTTCACGTCCACGCTTCACTTCCCACATCCCAGTCTCATCTCCACCTACAAG tctcagctgcagcagTGGATCAAAGGCAATGTGAGCAACTGTGAGCGCTCCATGTTCATCTTTGATGAGATGGACAAGATGCATCCGGGCCTGATCGACAGTATTAAGCCGTACCTGGACTACTATGACAAGCTGGACGGAGTTTCCTACAGGAAATCGATCTTCATCTTTCTCAG CAACGCTGGAGGCGAGAGGATCGTTGAGACGGCTTTAGACTTCTGGAGAGGAGGACGAGCTCGAGAAGAGATTGAACTGAAAGATCTGGAAACGTCCGTCTCCCTTTCCATCTTCAACAATGAAAACA GTGGCTTTTTTCGCACAAGCTTGATCGACAAGAACCTGGTGGACTTCTTTGTTCCCTTCCTCCCTCTGGAGTACTCACACGTCGTCCAGTGCGCCATGGCTGAGATGAAGATCAGAGCCAGCGAGGGAGAAGGCCCGCCAGATCTGGACGTGGCAAACCAGGTCGCCAAAGATCTGGTCTATTTCCCCAAAACGGAGCGAGTGTTCTCCGTCAAAGGCTGCAAAACGATAGAGAGCAAACTGGACTACTACTCATAG
- the LOC112163399 gene encoding torsin-1B isoform X2, with amino-acid sequence MGLKKGHVLLLWVLVGSGGTGAIESVSIASAVCLAAGFLAGYLPSHLNTFNIRNEEMGKSFDNTVNLPRLKTDLDNKLFGQHLASRIILRAVVEFMSNNNPEKPLVLSLHGPPGTGKNLVSQLIAKNIYTEGMNSKSVHVFSPYRHFPRRIQISTYKSYLQQRIKSSVSNFERSMFIFDQMDKMHPGLIDSIRPYLDGYDELGGVSFRKSIFIFLSTAGEDSIIQTALDFWKAGRVREEIDLKDIETSLYRSVFNDKIPACRPVRYG; translated from the exons ATGGGGCTGAAGAAGGGACACGTCCTGCTGCTTTGGGTTCTGGTCGGCTCTGGTGGGACAGGCGCCATAGAGTCCGTCAGTATCGCCTCAGCAGTGTGCTTGGCTGCGGGGTTTCTAGCCGGGTATTTACCGAGCCACCTGAACACTTTCAACATCAGAAATGAAGAGATGGGCAAAAGTTTCGACAATACAG TGAACCTTCCACGTCTTAAGACGGATCTGGATAACAAACTGTTCGGACAACATCTGGCGTCTCGCATCATCCTGAGAGCTGTGGTCGAATTCATGAGCAACAACAACCCTGAGAAGCCGCTGGTTCTGTCGCTCCATGGCCCGCCCGGCACCGGGAAGAACCTTGTCAGCCAGCTGATCgcaaaaaacatttacacagaGGGGATGAACAGCAAGAGTGTCCACGTCTTCAGCCCTTACCGTCACTTCCCGCGTCGAATTCAAATCTCCACCTATAAG TCTTATCTGCAGCAGAGGATCAAAAGCAGCGTGAGCAACTTTGAGCGCTCCATGTTCATCTTTGACCAGATGGACAAGATGCATCCGGGCCTGATCGACAGCATCAGGCCGTACCTGGACGGCTATGATGAGCTGGGCGGAGTTTCCTTCAGGAAATCGATTTTCATCTTCCTCAG CACCGCTGGAGAAGACAGCATCATTCAGACGGCTTTAGATTTCTGGAAAGCAGGACGAGTTCGGGAAGAGATTGATCTGAAAGACATTGAGACATCTCTCTACCGCTCCGTCTTCAACGACAAAA TACCCGCATGTCGTCCAGTGCGCTATGGCTGA